A window from Plasmodium chabaudi chabaudi strain AS genome assembly, chromosome: 11 encodes these proteins:
- a CDS encoding aurora-related kinase 3, putative: MNGRNMHSYYLDKIQKNVNQIKRSNDMSLLNNMNEGRYHLNNKKNTNYVDINESNPNNAKNGFANEYTYNQNINYEQNENINSALNRGKYIMYNNGHIKEDINTNYDYNNYVNKYKNFPDKITSENNHYNYDTIRTETNNILKDLRNVQYPYNNPKVVHDQNKGLIINSPCYSKINDCNQIYLANINENNHMFKNCHNGHMRMNASVLCPNHLKNNSIKQGYNKNELRKNNNIEMVYDGYYNSNDRTYMRNNMHNKNLDYKIHGDFININDNKIAQYAPVYLPHDKKMNKEYNYALRAGEHLNQPVHTGFYGNNNMRNNVEHINNISKNISSSETNKNNYFMQEPSYIENDLRQHIVENNYNRSLINITNNNCSKSTNIKKQSIYIPNKEHTLLNNSEINSINIECLKKNNEDNNVPVSTNLYQPLDETAKCQNKLCSHSIYASIPNYNNSSNTNLNRFVESTQIDADKKENFIIENNLHSQNNLHHNIKHSFTNETMDNVLETNRFFLNAFQKEKEVENEKKILLQQNEEDNMSKISENENVSCNFLPTKIINYISLNNNSKTRIQNNKSTENDVPRNVVNCVLNKDIEISEKEHGNNLDENYAKRLEKKQGCSLSFLENTYSETSTIKNEKEKEIIKGNNNKENSKVLNEMQVGDFDQIKSSDYKSEENILECNIFNIMGNSVRKISKPENCNNEKDVENKKEVNKFEEKNKISDISSIDNNSDENFHYENHIHKGYKSHPIIDNNMDIEEKKKIEKELESYFIKEGFLSPKNSNLEYNDFMSEKSSMYINGELQSDTSIYSENTKSFNTEYTKRVNCEAPSSSVDIFEDNRIKEVFDGLITNRSSTHSFSAQTDINTIKIDGNKNLNNYLENEIDISNTDNTSKFSSNENMVYNKDGNSNIICSKNIEQEKIDSIEYFFSKNKNLLFIDILKLNNNRKKNGEKKYVSFEDKLKDKLELLMHRDSEKERNIIDKIIYCLDPSYINNTVNDKKRWKEKLKYMQEKFLESILCVSYPNSMWNENTFELYLKSLNFNSLLDDTFIKYEKDLNIDLFQKEEEIFSDAGNIGEGGFGVVTKMRFLSFPQYYAIKKISKDHIIKSQAAGQAYLEAKYHSVLSHVNVIKMYGCMQDDNYIYHVLEYCPKGSIYSISKNFKKRIIPEELAYKYFCNVVNGLYYLNQMGIFHRDIKMENVLVDHKDNAKLSDFGLSAMILGEKSHSSLCGTLVYFSPEIISGEGYDWRSDIWSLGILLYEMLVGDVPFDGTKTQIVQSIYSCNLNFPNFINPLAINLIKKALVVDVNKRIKLSEIASDPWMQEMWKLTFQKGLIESNNIINDDSYNFNFIHNIIKTECLIKKSLNASLNFHTDSCSNNKLESALSNEKIEALDSLILETQQKIAEYLDLDEFYNNEETLSSFENFSTIKSEYLQSYSNEQADHTEEIKSDERLEENIESSKLDSENDSNGTQKNIYDTSMEYTQQSSNKNSMNIENNIKTDENINIENYEQMKHQLEVASEYEATNSVENLSINEVDGICKNEFKDPQMNNADMKNILSEDEKRSSCEYKYIRMNGMDMSEMQFQEENSQCSDTNMSVMNSHLSNKNEIEKEIINENDEMNEGNKDGNTNTNVDFKMNGNSYESILCNILFKLRKLNKKKDNSNIMEEIDKLKLSPQNDDNEGYKSISNTIKARLDLSKKKMSDYLERQCSVMSEHKNESELLNKSKTFENDHALSNENENVSKVENIEKDEVHNNSSIDKEDQINSEVGKLYIPISVIKENNTEEFENENSSFKINLKMKDTSTDKITSQSDISESDDIEEFNRLIKRTKNMLNRKMINEKKTEDDLDNDTTNLDNNKKIIDDNLTKFIKEHETDTKLDEACVVPDLAKKYISDKKKRKDCFDNNKKDKMAFSKKVEKNLEKKHNGKYNKKNMIDYKKKYSHKENRIGSKLCISKKNVAIEEEACNDLFNLDKGSLYDEYIEKINKLYLNLKNKKLIYDNENDKNTENSHILTKNIKASLVNETDNDSNEFSKEETERMSLDNIDRQNINEVKVNKYDNNINKEESLILTSNNDSSKESDVLDKGIDNSNFNKKKVNFCKKSRILKKDKNINQNLYDNKLNNVENSRKLESNNKCLACDDKKESSFLKLKKDVINGNIKSLKTRLTPDFVDPKINTKKNNNSNSSAYRYSSEQINKKVSINSDNKKSMGTSDNNTLDYSISDYSSDRSFYKKNKIISKPNNSIEKKNIKLMKSVDKGVVNMKKLEQSEYDIINNNNNKYKMESSTENVTKFSKKKTNSLGILNLNNKVTFMAMENYSNVLNSSSCMNDNGIEGNINSADLKKIEMSDEIKVKTEENIIKQIIYDEKKKTSFGKNVKEDLIYKKKSINKKDDINKNKSKINDSKNGYSTLSKRDAPIQNYFNNKVDISKNEAIMNEENDNTSVKENVDSPCVKKDDVLKKNSNNSTSLINKGKEAHIKEMVKKTSKEALKRSRSFQLNLKKNSYDDIQNRNVIKTCSMESALKKAASNSIGEKIKRNKKNNDDILLSDKKKFSTTNEECAREEDNDCLSNNEVKKNGNSYQSNKNILFANNLKNSKIKEYLKSKIDQIKNKKEYNPSFSGIEKNKDNESNILNNVNTKKSSSNINRVNKNSYQNNKIDTYLKKGKRSASETFLNNSINNCNNKQNNELKIKRTTSTSELYKTEKKGVQQTNANNSKKNKIKYGFSRSTSEVVKSFNKTSPPNFSLLFDTDAISEKKNVHRANSINNPIPNNRNKDDGVSKKVKGTSSMIHNQYKEKNNEQMEKIRTRTYTNIYSHKKIDLSNVKSKIDTNIFKKPKSVLAQNSVEENKESNEFNTKKEEIDIPPKNNNKPEKAHSNILSYNKKLCSKQHSYNNTHINDRLKKHSSLNKNVGSTNNINLGLKGKQINQSEVDNSKNMNSGFSKQKDHTKKNITNLINTKYDEDLQKKFLDLNNKKSGEIDTKYDKLKDDKEMSKASASRINDITMNANYRNSKTCEGNKNEKSNYTDIIVNCSLIDSCKNKAHNDNETNEVMKSDKKNVLNFLKDNYNNCLYEVKRENESIDTNIVEQENVCDKNAKKKCITNFSFNNLNCFMASSEIEKEDNSYEDNQTNNDIERDVVIRRDISKNRNYSYNGLFDNDKNINMSDDPKKKYSQKSDSSTLRAYERYKNDVNRLIKGKMYIDVYTNKDKIDTTKDSNNKKISTNSAQVENEKYSKHTSSNTVFSPSKILLSCSSLKSFYTDEAIQKHENDTINNKSKESIINTMNDMKKENTIENSDENNNDLIESFKKGTLLLKFKNLKKSASNIVLNNPLVKSFSMHNQRNILPKICSTSRNGTTESIFSTNENKTEKNKLHIINIEEQKNGGVLNRENLTFKSSNSRKSDIKKNNSILIGNKEAISCNKSLSSLLYNTCSSKSQSDFSKCNEQVFNNGNIINCMLQNAQKQCIQGKTRSGSSVSSISLRNKVNLDKKKSFTNTAKIVDVIIKKTENRNNDKISNHVGIINTKVVIE, from the coding sequence atgaatggCCGTAATATGCATAGCTATTATTTGGACAAGATTCAAAAAAACGTTAATCAAATAAAGAGGTCTAATGATATGAGCTTATTGAACAATATGAATGAAGGACgatatcatttaaataataaaaaaaatacaaattatgtAGATATAAACGAAAGCAATCCAAACAATGCAAAAAATGGATTTGCTAATGAATATACCTAcaatcaaaatataaattatgagcaaaatgaaaatataaattcagCATTAAATAGAGGAAAATACATCATGTATAATAATGGTCATATAAAAGAAGACATCAACACAAATtatgattataataattatgttaataaatataaaaattttcctGATAAAATAACTTCCGAAAATAACCACTATAATTATGATACAATAAGAACCGAGacaaacaatattttaaaggATCTAAGAAATGTTCAATATCCTTATAACAATCCTAAGGTAGTACATGATCAAAATAAAGggttaataataaacagtCCATGTTAttctaaaataaatgaCTGTAATCAAATCTATTTAGctaatattaatgaaaacaaccatatgtttaaaaattgcCACAATGGGCATATGCGCATGAATGCTAGTGTTTTATGTCCTaaccatttaaaaaataatagtattaAACAAggttataataaaaatgagttgagaaaaaataataatatagaaatgGTTTATGATGGCTATTATAATAGTAATGATCGGACTTATATGAGGAacaatatgcataataaaaatttggatTACAAAATTCATGGcgattttattaatataaatgataataaaattgctCAATATGCACCTGTATATTTGCCtcatgataaaaaaatgaataaagaatataacTATGCTTTAAGAGCAGGTGAACATTTGAATCAACCTGTACACACAGGATTCTAtggcaataataatatgcgCAACAATGTAgaacatattaataatatatctaaaaatatttcaagctctgaaacaaataaaaataattattttatgcaaGAGCCTTCctatatagaaaatgattTGAGACAGCATATTGTGGaaaacaattataatagatcattaataaatataacaaataacAATTGCAGTAAATCaactaatataaaaaaacaaagcatatatattccaAATAAAGAGCATACactattaaataattcggAAATAAATAGTATCAATATAGAATGTcttaagaaaaataatgaagataATAATGTACCTGTTtcaacaaatttatatcagCCACTAGACGAAACTGCGAAATgccaaaataaattatgttcACATTCAATTTATGCATCGATCCCAAACTATAACAATAGTAGTAACACCAATTTGAATAGATTTGTAGAATCAACTCAAATAGATGcagataaaaaagaaaattttataatcgaaaataatttacattCCCAAAACAATTTAcatcataatattaaacACAGTTTTACGAACGAGACAATGGATAATGTTCTAGAAACTAATcgattttttctaaatgcatttcaaaaagaaaaagaagtaGAGAacgaaaagaaaatattattacagCAAAATGAAGAAGACAATATGAGTAAAATAagtgaaaatgaaaatgttagttgtaattttttacccacaaaaattataaattatatatcattaaataataattcgaAAACAAgaattcaaaataataagagtACAGAAAATGACGTTCCTCGAAATGTTGTAAATTGTGTGTTGAACAAAGATATTGAAATAAGCGAAAAGGAACATGGAAATAATTTGGATGAGAATTATGCTAAACGGTTAGAAAAGAAACAAGGATGCTCATTAAgttttttagaaaatacaTACTCTGAAACATcaacaattaaaaatgaaaaagagaaagaaataataaagggtaataataataaagagaATTCGAAAGTACTTAATGAAATGCAAGTAGGTGACTTTGACCAAATAAAGAGTTCTGATTATAAAAgcgaagaaaatattttagagtgcaatattttcaatataatGGGTAATAGTGTAAGAAAAATTTCAAAGCCAGAAAACtgtaataatgaaaaggatgtagaaaataaaaaagaagttAACAAgtttgaagaaaaaaataaaatatcagATATATCAAGCATTGACAATAATTCTgatgaaaattttcattatgaGAATCATATTCACAAAGGATATAAATCACATCCTATAATAGACAATAATATGGATAtcgaagaaaaaaagaaaatcgaaaaagaattagaatcatattttataaaagaagGGTTTTTATCTCCAAAAAATTCAAACTTAGAATATAACGATTTTATGAGTGAAAAAAGTAGCATGTATATTAATGGAGAATTACAATCTGATACATCTATATATTCGGAGAATACCAAATCATTTAATACTGAATATACTAAAAGGGTAAATTGTGAGGCACCTTCAAGCAGTGTTGATATATTTGAAGATAATAGAATTAAAGAAGTTTTTGATGGCTTGATTACTAATAGGAGTTCAACACATTCCTTTTCAGCACAAACAGATATAAacacaataaaaattgatggaaataaaaatttaaataattatttagaaaatgaaatagaTATTTCTAACACAGATAATACATCTAAATTTTCtagtaatgaaaatatggtatataataaagatgGTAATAGCAACATTATTTGTTCTAAGAATATCGAACAGGAAAAAATAGACAGcatagaatattttttttcaaaaaataagaatctattatttattgatatattaaaattgaataaTAACAGGAAAAAGAatggagaaaaaaaatatgtttcgTTTGAGGATAAATTAAAGGATAAATTGGAATTGTTAATGCATAGAGATTCCGAAAAAGAACGAAATATTATagacaaaataatttattgtttAGATCCAtcttatattaataatacagTAAATGATAAGAAAAGAtggaaagaaaaattaaaatatatgcaagaAAAGTTTCTTGAATCTATATTATGTGTTTCATATCCTAATTCTATGTGGAATGAAAATACATTTGAATTATATCTTAaatcattaaattttaattctttattggatgatacatttataaaatatgaaaaagatttaaatatcgatttatttcaaaaggaagaagaaatattttcgGATGCAGGAAATATTGGAGAAGGTGGTTTTGGAGTTGTGACAAAAATGCGATTTTTATCGTTTCCTCAATATTatgcaataaaaaaaatatcaaaagatcatattataaaatcacAAGCAGCTGGTCAAGCATATTTAGAAGCAAAATATCATTCTGTTTTAAGTCATGtaaatgttataaaaatgtatggaTGTATGCAAgatgataattatatatatcatgtTTTAGAGTATTGCCCAAAGGGAAGTATTTATTCTATATCtaaaaatttcaaaaaaagaattatacCTGAGGAATtagcatataaatatttttgtaatgtAGTAAATggattatattatttaaatcaaaTGGGAATATTTCATCGTgacataaaaatggaaaatgtTTTAGTCGATCATAAAGATAATGCTAAATTGTCTGACTTTGGTTTATCTGCTATGATATTAGGAGAAAAAAGTCATTCATCTTTATGTGGGACActtgtatatttttcaccTGAAATAATTAGTGGTGAAGGATATGATTGGAGATCTGATATTTGGTCTTTgggtatattattatatgaaatgtTAGTAGGTGATGTTCCATTTGATGGTACAAAAACTCAAATTGTTCAATCTATATATTCAtgtaatttaaattttccaaATTTCATTAACCCATTAGCAATAaacttaataaaaaaggctTTAGTAGTAGATGTAAATAAACGAATTAAATTATCAGAAATTGCATCAGATCCATGGATGCAAGAAATGTGGAAATTAACTTTTCAAAAAGGTTTAATAgaatcaaataatataattaatgatgattcatataatttcaattttatacacaacataataaaaacagaatgtcttataaaaaaaagtctAAATGCTTccttaaattttcatacCGATTCAtgtagtaataataaattggaGAGTGCTCTCtctaatgaaaaaattgaagCTCTTGATTCTTTAATCTTAGAAACCCAACAAAAAATAGCAGAATATTTGGATCTTGATGAATTctataataatgaagaaacCCTTTCAAGTTTTGAAAATTTCAGTACAATCAAATCAGAATATTTACAATCATATTCAAATGAGCAAGCTGATCATACTgaggaaataaaaagtgaTGAAAGattagaagaaaatatagagTCGAGTAAATTAGACAGTGAAAATGATTCTAATGGaactcaaaaaaatatatatgatactTCTATGGAATATACACAACAatcatcaaataaaaatagtatgaaTATCgaaaacaatataaaaacggatgaaaatataaatatagaaaattatgaacaaatgAAGCATCAATTAGAAGTAGCATCAGAATATGAAGCAACTAATTCAGTTGAAAACTTATCGATAAATGAAGTAGATGGTATAtgcaaaaatgaatttaaagACCCACAAATGAATAATGCtgatatgaaaaatattttatcggAAGACGAAAAAAGAAGTAGCtgtgaatataaatatattcgaATGAATGGTATGGATATGAGTGAAATGCAATTTCAAGAAGAGAACTCCCAATGTAGTGATACAAATATGAGCGTAATGAATAGCCACctaagtaataaaaatgaaatcgAAAAAGAGAtcattaatgaaaatgatgaaatgaATGAAGGCAATAAAGATGGAAATACCAATACTAATGTAGACTTTAAAATGAACGGTAATAGTTATGAATctattttatgtaatattttgtttaagttaagaaaattaaacaaaaagaaagaCAATTCAAATATAATGGAAGAAATTGATAAATTGAAATTGTCTCCtcaaaatgatgataatgaaGGATATAAAAGTATCAGTAATACTATTAAGGCACGCTTAGATttatcgaaaaaaaaaatgtcagACTATTTAGAAAGACAATGTAGTGTTATGTCTgaacataaaaatgaaagtgAGCTTTTGAATAAATCTAAAACATTTGAAAACGATCATGCATTATCTAATGAGAATGAAAATGTAAGCAAGGTggaaaatattgaaaaagatGAAGTACATAATAATTCTTCTATAGATAAAGAAGACCAAATAAATTCTGAAGTTGGTAAATTGTATATACCTATTTCTGTTATTAAAGAAAACAATACAGAAGAATtcgaaaatgaaaatagctctttcaaaataaacttaaaaatgaaGGACACAAGTACAGATAAAATTACTAGCCAAAGTGATATTTCAGAAAGTGATGATATAGAAGAATTTAATaggttaataaaaagaacCAAAAATATGCTAAACCgtaaaatgataaatgaaaaaaaaacagaagATGATTTAGATAATGATACTACTAAtcttgataataataaaaaaataattgatgataatttaacaaaattcATAAAGGAACATGAAACTGATACAAAATTAGATGAAGCATGTGTAGTTCCAGATTTAgcaaagaaatatataagcgataaaaaaaaaagaaaagattgttttgataataataaaaaagacaaaatgGCATTCAGCAAAAAGGTAGagaaaaatttagaaaaaaaacataatgggaaatataataaaaaaaatatgattgattataaaaaaaaatatagtcaTAAAGAAAATCGTATTGGCTCTAAGTTATGtataagtaaaaaaaacgtTGCAATTGAAGAAGAAGCTTGtaatgatttatttaatttagaTAAAGGTAGCCTTTATGATGAATacatagaaaaaataaataaattatatctgaatttaaaaaataaaaagcttatatatgataacgaaaatgataaaaatactgAAAATAGTCATATTTTaaccaaaaatataaaggcAAGTTTGGTTAATGAGACAGATAATGATTCAAATGAATTTAGCAAAGAAGAGACAGAAAGAATGAGCTTGGATAATATCGACagacaaaatattaatgaagttaaagtaaataaatatgataacaatattaataaagaaGAAAGTCTAATCCTAACCAGTAATAATGACAGTTCAAAGGAAAGCGATGTTTTAGATAAAGGAATAGATAACagcaattttaataaaaagaaggttaatttttgtaaaaaaagtagaatattaaaaaaagataaaaatataaatcaaaacttatatgataataaattaaataatgttgAAAATAGTAGAAAACTCgaatcaaataataaatgtttaGCAtgtgatgataaaaaagagagttcatttttaaaattgaaaaaagatgttataaatggaaatattaaaagttTGAAAACAAGATTAACACCTGATTTTGTAGACcctaaaataaatacaaaaaaaaataataattcgaATAGTTCTGCATATAGATATAGCAGTGAacaaattaacaaaaaggTTAGTATTAAtagtgataataaaaaaagtatggGCACTTCCGATAATAACACTCTCGATTATTCTATCTCTGATTATTCAAGTGATAGAAgcttttataaaaagaataaaataataagcaaGCCAAATAATTCtatagagaaaaaaaatataaaattaatgaaaagCGTGGATAAAGGTGTAGTAAATATGAAGAAATTAGAACAATCTGAATATgacataattaataataataataataaatataaaatggaaagTTCAACTGAAAATGTAactaaattttcaaaaaaaaaaacaaattcgCTAGGCATCttaaatttgaataataaagTAACTTTTATGGCAATGGAAAATTATAGtaatgttttaaattctTCGAGTTGCATGAATGATAATGGTATCGAAGGAAATATAAACTCTGCagatttgaaaaaaattgaaatgtCTGATGAAATTAAAGTAAAGacagaagaaaatattataaaacaaataatatatgatgaaaagaaaaaaacaagctttggaaaaaatgtgaaaGAAGACTTaatctataaaaaaaagtctattaacaaaaaagatgatattaataagaataaaaGCAAAATCAATGATAGTAAAAATGGGTATTCTACGTTAAGCAAAAGAGATGCAccaatacaaaattattttaacaatAAGGTGGATATTTCGAAAAATGAAGCAATAAtgaatgaagaaaatgataatactagtgtaaaagaaaatgttgATTCACCATGCGTGAAAAAAGATGacgttttaaaaaaaaatagtaacaaTAGTACttcattaataaataaggGTAAAGAGGCacatataaaagaaatggTTAAAAAGACAAGTAAAGAAGCACTAAAGAGATCACGCAGTTTccaattaaatttaaaaaaaaattcttatGATGATATACAGAATAgaaatgtaataaaaacatgTTCTATGGAAAGTGCTTTAAAAAAGGCTGCCTCAAATAGTATaggagaaaaaataaaaagaaacaaaaaaaataatgatgatatacTATTAAgcgataaaaaaaaattttcaacaaCAAATGAAGAATGTGCAAGAGAAGAAGATAATGATTGTCTATCTAATAatgaagtaaaaaaaaatggaaattcttatcaaagtaataaaaacattttatttgcaaataatttaaagaattcaaaaataaaagaatatttaaaaagtaaaatagatcaaatcaaaaataaaaaagaatataatcCATCATTTAGTggtattgaaaaaaataaagataatgaAAGTAACATACTTAATAATGttaacacaaaaaaatcaagttcaaatattaatagggtaaataaaaattcctatcaaaataataaaatagacacatatttgaaaaaaggaaaaagatCGGCAAGTGAAACATTCTTAAATAATTCTATTAAcaattgtaataataaacaaaataacgaattaaaaattaaaagaactACATCAACAAGTGAACTATATAAAACGGAAAAAAAAGGTGTACAACAAACAAATgcaaataattcaaaaaaaaataaaataaaatatggattTTCAAGAAGTACAAGTGAAGTTGTAAAATCTTTTAACAAAACATCACCAccaaatttttctttattatttgatacTGATGCTataagtgaaaaaaaaaatgtccATAGAGCAAATTCTATAAATAATCCTATTCCtaataatagaaataaGGATGATGGAGTGAGTAAAAAAGTCAAGGGAACCAGCAGTATGATACATAAtcaatataaagaaaaaaataatgaacaaatggaaaaaataagaacacgaacatatacaaatatatactcacacaaaaaaattgacCTTTCTAATgttaaaagtaaaatagatacaaatatttttaaaaaacctAAAAGTGTATTAGCTCAAAATTCTgtagaagaaaataaagaatcaAATGAATTCAACACAAAAAAAGAGGAAATTGACATCCccccaaaaaataataataaacctGAAAAGGCACatagtaatatattaagttataataaaaaattatgttcaAAACAACATtcttataataatactcATATAAATGATAGGTTAAAAAAGCATAgttctttaaataaaaatgtaggATCTACaaacaatattaatttGGGGCTTAAAggaaaacaaattaatcaATCAGAAGTagataattcaaaaaatatgaacagtGGCTTTTCGAAACAAAAGGatcatacaaaaaaaaatattactaatttaattaatacaaaatatgatgaagatttgcaaaaaaaattcttagatttgaataataaaaaaagtggCGAAATCGATACTAAATACGATAAATTGAAGGACGATAAGGAGATGTCTAAGGCATCTGCATCTAGAATTAATGATATCACCATGAATGCAAATTATAGAAATAGTAAAACTTGtgaaggaaataaaaatgaaaaatcgAATTATACAGACATAATTGTTAATTGCAGCTTAATTGATAGTtgcaaaaataaagcacataatgataatgaaaCAAATGAAGTAATGAAaagtgataaaaaaaatgtacttaattttttaaaagataattataataattgtttatatgAAGTGAAAAGAGAAAATGAATCTATAGATACAAATATTGTAGAGCAAGAAAATGTATgtgataaaaatgcaaaaaaaaaatgtattactaatttttcattcaaTAATTTGAACTGCTTTATGGCGAGTTCTGAAATAGAAAAAGAAGACAATTCTTACGAAGATAATCAGacaaataatgatatagaaAGAGATGTAGTAATAAGAAGAGATATTTCTAAAAATCGAAATTACTCTTATAATGGGTTATttgataatgataaaaatataaatatgtctGATgatccaaaaaaaaaatattcacaaAAATCAGATTCCAGTACATTGAGAGCTTAtgaaagatataaaaatgatgtaaATAGATTAATAAAGggaaaaatgtatattgaTGTTTATACAAACAAGGATAAAATTGATACTACTAAAGATAGCaataataagaaaattAGTACAAATTCAGCTCAAGTGGAAAacgaaaaatattcaaagcATACTAGTAGCAATACTGTCTTTTCTCCtagtaaaattttattatcctGCTCATCTTTGAAATCTTTTTATACCGATGAAGCAATTCAGAAGCATGAAAATGATACtatcaataataaaagtaaagAAAGTATTATAAACACTATGAACgatatgaaaaaagaaaataccATAGAAAATAGCgacgaaaataataatgatttaattgaatcttttaaaaaagggacattattattaaaatttaagaatttaaaaaaaagtgcaTCAAATATCGTTTTAAATAATCCCTTAGTGAAATCATTTAGTATGCACAATCAAAGAAATATTCTTCCCAAAATATGTTCTACTAGTAGAAATGGAACTACTGAAAGTATTTTCAGCacaaatgaaaacaaaactgaaaaaaataaattacacattataaatattgaagaacaaaaaaatggagGTGTATTAAATAGAGAAAATTTAACATTTAAATCTTCTAATAGTAGAAAAagtgatataaaaaaaaataatagtatacTCATAGGAAATAAAGAAGCGATTTCATGTAATAAGTCATTAAgttctttattatataatacatgcTCTAGTAAAAGCCAGTCTGATTTTTCTAAATGCAATGAGCAAGTATTTAATAATGGCAATATAATTAACTGTATGCTTCAAAATGCACAAAAGCAATGTATCCAAGGTAAAACCAGAAGTGGTAGTAGTGTGTCCAGTATTTCCTTACGAAATAAAGTTAatttagataaaaaaaaatcatttacAAATACTGCAAAAATAGTGGATGtgattatcaaaaaaacagagaatagaaataatgataaaattagtAATCATGTAGgcataataaatacaaagGTTGTTATAGAATGA